The following are encoded in a window of Magnetococcales bacterium genomic DNA:
- a CDS encoding OmpA family protein, whose amino-acid sequence MKPWGRGVIAGAWVIGTCCGATHLHAETESPPAMPPQSIQNATIPPVKVKPDNQNLTGLTDRDQDGIPLHRDHCPQTPPGAAIDNRGCAVDRDRDGVLEKEDLCPNTPFGVTVDAKGCPRDSDADGVIDDLDRCPETPHGMVVDPVGCPLDSDGDGVPDSRDACPGTPPGVVVDARGCWMIPNLHFATGSWAIPTSAHGVLRDAAVLLKRHPNLQVTIQGHTDHVGGDAFNRELSLQRAKAVQAFLVHEGVDTKRLTVIGLGLTQPVADNDTPAGRAKNRRVVLDVRQ is encoded by the coding sequence ATGAAACCATGGGGCCGTGGAGTCATTGCCGGGGCGTGGGTGATTGGAACCTGCTGTGGTGCGACTCACCTGCATGCAGAGACGGAATCTCCCCCTGCCATGCCGCCGCAAAGCATTCAGAATGCAACCATCCCCCCTGTCAAAGTCAAGCCAGACAACCAAAATCTGACAGGTTTGACAGATCGAGATCAGGATGGCATTCCCCTCCACCGGGACCACTGCCCGCAAACACCGCCGGGAGCCGCCATTGACAATCGGGGCTGTGCCGTTGACAGGGATCGGGATGGGGTGTTGGAAAAAGAGGATCTGTGCCCGAATACTCCCTTTGGCGTCACGGTGGATGCCAAAGGGTGCCCACGCGACAGCGATGCGGATGGGGTCATCGACGACCTGGATCGTTGTCCGGAAACGCCCCATGGAATGGTCGTGGACCCGGTGGGCTGCCCCCTCGATAGCGACGGGGATGGTGTTCCGGACTCCCGGGATGCCTGTCCCGGAACCCCGCCCGGTGTGGTGGTCGATGCCCGGGGATGCTGGATGATCCCCAACCTCCATTTTGCCACCGGCTCCTGGGCGATTCCCACCTCCGCACACGGCGTATTGCGCGATGCGGCGGTCCTTCTCAAACGTCATCCCAACCTGCAAGTCACCATCCAGGGACATACCGACCATGTGGGAGGCGATGCCTTCAATCGGGAACTCTCTTTGCAACGGGCCAAAGCCGTCCAGGCGTTTCTTGTGCATGAAGGGGTGGACACGAAACGCCTGACCGTGATCGGACTTGGTCTGACCCAACCCGTGGCCGACAATGATACCCCCGCCGGTCGGGCCAAAAATCGCCGGGTGGTCCTGGATGTCCGGCAATAA
- a CDS encoding Fic family protein, producing MISGEKHFIWQLADWPTMRYDLAALMSPLCAVSRTQGLLLGRLADVGLPLRNQASLAALTEDMVKTSEIEGERLNVDSVRSSIARRLGVEVGALAPVDRHVEGVVDMVLDATVNCDAPLTPERLFGWHAALFPTGYSGLARIRVGTWRNDASGPMQVVSGPIHLPCVHYEAPPAARLDAEIARFLAWANADTREPALIKAGLAHLWFVTLHPFDDGNGRMARAVGDLFLTRADGCPQRFYSLSAQIQRERQAYYDILEQTQKGRLDVTDWLAWFLNALLQAVESAQQTLDAVLVKARFWQCWAGTPLNERQVKLLNRLLDGFQGKLTSNKWATIAKCSSDTALRDINALIALGMLRKSVDGGRSTAYELVDKKFQNPMTKKRIDAAARPANSSMRDTKTP from the coding sequence ATGATAAGCGGAGAAAAGCATTTTATCTGGCAGTTGGCCGATTGGCCGACGATGCGTTACGATCTCGCGGCACTGATGAGTCCGTTGTGTGCGGTCAGTCGTACTCAGGGGCTGCTGTTGGGCAGACTGGCTGATGTCGGCTTGCCTTTACGCAACCAAGCCAGTCTGGCCGCGTTGACAGAAGATATGGTCAAAACCAGCGAGATCGAGGGGGAACGGCTCAACGTCGATTCGGTGCGTTCCTCCATAGCCCGCCGCCTTGGAGTGGAGGTCGGCGCTTTGGCACCGGTGGACCGGCACGTCGAAGGGGTCGTTGACATGGTCCTCGACGCGACGGTCAACTGCGATGCACCGCTGACACCTGAGCGGCTGTTTGGCTGGCATGCGGCTTTGTTTCCAACCGGTTACAGTGGACTGGCCAGGATTCGTGTCGGAACATGGCGCAACGATGCCTCCGGGCCGATGCAGGTGGTGTCGGGTCCAATCCATCTGCCATGCGTCCATTACGAGGCACCACCGGCGGCGCGACTGGATGCCGAAATTGCCCGCTTTCTGGCATGGGCAAATGCCGATACCCGGGAACCCGCCTTGATCAAGGCCGGTTTGGCCCATTTATGGTTTGTGACGTTGCACCCTTTCGATGACGGCAATGGTCGTATGGCCCGGGCGGTGGGTGATCTTTTCCTGACCCGCGCCGATGGCTGCCCGCAGCGCTTCTACAGCCTGTCAGCACAGATTCAACGTGAACGTCAAGCCTACTATGACATCCTGGAGCAGACCCAGAAAGGCAGGCTCGATGTCACCGACTGGCTGGCGTGGTTCCTGAATGCACTGCTCCAGGCTGTCGAGAGTGCCCAACAAACACTTGACGCTGTTTTGGTGAAAGCGCGTTTCTGGCAATGTTGGGCCGGTACACCGTTGAACGAGAGGCAGGTAAAACTGCTCAACCGCCTGCTTGATGGTTTCCAGGGCAAGCTCACCAGCAACAAATGGGCAACCATAGCCAAATGTTCGTCCGATACGGCCTTGCGCGACATCAACGCACTGATCGCCCTGGGCATGCTGCGCAAGTCAGTCGATGGCGGACGCAGCACGGCCTATGAACTCGTCGATAAGAAATTCCAAAACCCCATGACAAAAAAGAGAATTGATGCCGCAGCACGGCCTGCGAACTCGTCGATGAGAGATACCAAAACCCCATGA